In Panacibacter ginsenosidivorans, the following proteins share a genomic window:
- a CDS encoding amidohydrolase: MADLLIHNANILTQNPQQPTADSFAITNGKIVAVGSNEKILALQQSNTKIIDAKGKTVLPGFIDAHIHIWKVGNLKTFLLDLRGVSSITEMQDKLSDFIKRNPGNGWIQARGFNEANMKEQRLPTKKDLDKVTTERPLYIIRTCAHIGIANSKAIELSHVHAQTHIPPGGEMRLDNDGKPNGIFTETALGVITNNIPPYSSDDYALMIKAAEEELLSYGITAATDPAVMPDLLECYHQLERENKLRIRVNALPIRVPDGSEYILPVPSILHSDKLDVNIVKFFADGGLSGMTAAMNKPYKDSTSMGVLRLTEPFFYPLALEAASRGFGIATHAIGDKAIDVVLNVYEKIRAQYNDIILRIEHLGLPSSIHLQKMKALNIHCVSQSIFLKELGKNFAMYLEDERLHRTYPYRSVLDAGINLALSSDAPVVKDFNPFTGIKAAIFRKDNDGNTLGADEKISLQEAICAYTMGSAKANGSEAFNGSIEVGKKADFILLNKKLGSLITQEEDIYVTSTYINGEEVYKRIN; encoded by the coding sequence ATGGCTGATCTTTTAATACATAATGCAAATATTTTAACTCAAAATCCCCAGCAGCCAACTGCAGATTCATTTGCTATTACTAATGGGAAAATAGTTGCAGTTGGAAGCAACGAAAAAATATTGGCATTGCAACAGTCCAATACAAAAATCATTGATGCAAAAGGCAAAACCGTTTTACCTGGATTTATAGATGCACATATCCATATCTGGAAAGTTGGCAACCTAAAAACATTTTTACTTGATTTGCGTGGCGTAAGCAGCATAACAGAAATGCAGGATAAGCTTTCTGATTTTATCAAACGCAATCCTGGTAATGGATGGATACAAGCCCGTGGCTTTAATGAAGCTAATATGAAAGAGCAACGTTTACCTACCAAAAAAGACCTGGATAAGGTAACTACTGAAAGACCATTATACATTATTCGTACCTGTGCACACATTGGCATTGCCAACAGCAAAGCAATTGAATTAAGTCATGTACATGCCCAAACACATATTCCGCCGGGTGGCGAAATGCGTTTGGATAATGACGGTAAGCCCAATGGTATTTTTACTGAAACAGCTTTAGGTGTTATTACCAATAATATTCCCCCTTATTCAAGTGATGATTATGCTTTAATGATAAAGGCAGCAGAAGAAGAATTATTAAGTTATGGAATAACAGCAGCAACTGACCCCGCAGTAATGCCTGACCTGTTAGAATGTTATCATCAATTGGAAAGAGAAAATAAATTGCGTATACGTGTAAATGCTTTACCTATAAGAGTTCCAGATGGCAGTGAATATATTTTACCGGTTCCTTCAATATTACATTCAGATAAGCTGGATGTGAATATTGTAAAATTTTTTGCTGATGGTGGATTGAGTGGCATGACTGCCGCCATGAATAAGCCTTATAAAGATTCCACATCAATGGGTGTACTGCGATTGACAGAGCCTTTCTTCTACCCCCTTGCACTGGAAGCTGCTTCAAGAGGTTTTGGTATTGCTACGCATGCAATCGGTGACAAAGCAATAGACGTTGTTTTGAATGTATATGAAAAAATAAGAGCACAATACAACGATATTATTTTAAGGATAGAACATCTTGGCTTACCCTCCTCAATTCATTTACAAAAAATGAAAGCACTCAATATCCATTGCGTATCGCAGAGTATTTTTTTGAAAGAGCTGGGAAAGAATTTTGCGATGTACCTGGAAGACGAAAGATTGCACCGCACATATCCTTATAGAAGTGTATTGGATGCAGGTATCAATCTTGCTTTGTCAAGTGATGCACCAGTAGTCAAAGATTTTAATCCTTTTACAGGTATAAAAGCTGCCATATTTAGAAAGGATAATGATGGCAATACACTTGGCGCTGATGAAAAAATTTCTTTACAGGAAGCTATCTGTGCTTACACAATGGGTAGTGCTAAAGCCAATGGCAGTGAAGCTTTCAATGGAAGCATTGAAGTTGGCAAGAAAGCAGATTTTATTTTACTGAACAAAAAATTAGGGAGCTTGATCACACAAGAAGAAGATATATATGTTACCTCAACTTATATAAATGGTGAAGAAGTTTATAAACGCATTAATTAA
- a CDS encoding alpha-L-fucosidase — MAKKNLLTSFLLSAAIASNAQQHNFNNSYVKPTDTLVQQKIEQWQDLKFGLFMHWGTYSQWGVVESWSICPEDEGWTQRRGPYAASYNGYVKAYENLQTTFNPVNFNPDKWAAAAKDAGMKYVVFTTKHHDGFCMFDTKQTDYKITSSKTPFSSNTKSNVTKEIFNAFRKDGFLTGAYFSKPDWHSPDYWWPYFPPKDRNVNYDPAKYPERWNAFKDYTYNQIKELMTDYGKVDVLWLDGGWVRPLSSVDTTVEWQRGIKFNQDIDMARIAKMARTYQPGLMVVDRTVSGEFENYVTPEQTIPNKPLDYPWESCITMGNSWSYVPNDEYKSANTIVHLLLRIVSRGGNLLLNIGPSPLGDFSDTAYDRLRDIGTWMKVHGEAVYGTKPLAPYEDGNVLYLQSKDSKTVFVYVLSNDKNDDVVLPAAISLKNISLTKKSKILCLDAPKEKIKFTSTGDASVISVPAALQNQVAGKYAVAFKITL, encoded by the coding sequence ATGGCAAAGAAAAATTTACTGACTTCTTTTTTGTTGAGTGCAGCAATTGCATCGAATGCGCAGCAACATAATTTCAACAACAGTTATGTAAAACCAACGGATACACTGGTGCAGCAAAAGATAGAGCAGTGGCAGGATCTTAAGTTTGGTTTGTTTATGCATTGGGGCACTTACAGTCAATGGGGTGTGGTGGAGAGTTGGAGTATTTGCCCGGAAGATGAAGGCTGGACGCAGCGACGCGGACCATACGCAGCAAGTTATAACGGTTATGTAAAAGCCTATGAAAATTTACAAACTACATTTAATCCTGTAAACTTTAATCCTGATAAATGGGCTGCGGCTGCAAAAGATGCGGGTATGAAATATGTTGTGTTCACTACAAAACATCATGATGGTTTTTGCATGTTCGATACAAAGCAAACCGATTATAAAATCACATCTTCGAAAACACCTTTTTCTTCGAATACAAAAAGTAATGTGACCAAAGAAATATTTAATGCATTTCGTAAAGATGGGTTTTTAACCGGTGCTTATTTTTCAAAACCAGATTGGCATAGTCCTGACTATTGGTGGCCGTATTTTCCGCCAAAAGACAGGAACGTAAATTATGATCCGGCAAAATATCCTGAACGCTGGAATGCCTTTAAAGACTATACTTACAACCAGATAAAAGAATTGATGACGGACTATGGAAAGGTTGATGTATTGTGGCTTGATGGTGGTTGGGTGAGGCCTTTGTCAAGCGTTGATACAACTGTTGAATGGCAGCGCGGAATAAAATTTAACCAGGATATAGATATGGCACGCATTGCAAAAATGGCACGCACATATCAGCCAGGTTTGATGGTTGTTGACAGAACGGTGAGTGGTGAATTTGAAAACTATGTAACGCCTGAACAAACCATTCCAAATAAGCCGCTGGATTATCCCTGGGAGAGTTGCATAACAATGGGAAATTCGTGGAGCTATGTGCCGAATGATGAATATAAATCTGCTAATACAATTGTTCATTTATTGCTACGCATTGTTTCACGGGGTGGAAATCTTTTATTGAATATCGGGCCTTCGCCGCTGGGAGATTTTAGCGATACTGCTTATGATCGTTTAAGAGATATTGGTACGTGGATGAAAGTGCATGGAGAAGCTGTGTATGGCACAAAACCTTTGGCGCCGTATGAAGATGGCAACGTATTATATCTACAATCAAAAGATAGCAAAACTGTTTTTGTGTATGTGTTGAGTAATGATAAAAATGATGATGTTGTTTTGCCTGCAGCAATTAGTTTAAAAAATATTTCTTTAACTAAGAAAAGTAAAATTCTCTGTCTGGATGCGCCGAAAGAAAAAATAAAATTCACTTCAACCGGAGATGCAAGTGTAATAAGCGTTCCGGCGGCATTGCAAAATCAAGTTGCCGGAAAATATGCAGTAGCATTTAAGATTACGCTGTAG
- a CDS encoding GNAT family N-acetyltransferase: protein MEVKIATNEEDIFKCWDVLFVLRPHLIKEEFVSTVKEMFTEGYQLAYIEENGKAASAIGFRYQQYLYNGKHFYIDDLVSLPETRGKGYAGMLLDYVHDLAKEKGYKYVTLDSGHQRHTAHRLYLNKGYSIVAHHFMKTL, encoded by the coding sequence ATGGAAGTAAAAATTGCCACTAACGAAGAAGATATATTCAAATGCTGGGATGTACTGTTTGTATTGAGACCACATCTAATTAAAGAAGAATTTGTTTCAACAGTAAAAGAAATGTTTACTGAAGGTTATCAGCTTGCATATATTGAAGAAAACGGCAAAGCTGCATCCGCTATAGGTTTCAGATACCAGCAGTATTTATACAATGGCAAACATTTTTATATAGACGATCTGGTATCATTGCCTGAAACAAGAGGTAAAGGATATGCAGGCATGCTATTAGATTATGTACATGATCTTGCAAAAGAGAAAGGATATAAATACGTAACATTAGATTCCGGGCACCAGCGGCATACTGCACACAGACTGTATTTGAATAAAGGTTATTCCATAGTTGCCCATCATTTTATGAAGACTTTATAA
- a CDS encoding TonB-dependent receptor — protein MKYFLFIILITLLIGSYHGAAAQEKKYPLVTEEFSNVTIESFLNTLENKTGYRFYYDTAQLDSSKITLSVKDMQLPALLELAFKDIGLLFTIDHQKNVFITEGLSVQTELPASFFETAINTKKDTSFETTVDIGETVEKIQIAKQENKVYVIGQKSADNVSQRVTITGYVRDAKTSEPVIGASVYIQNPSIGVYTDQYGYFTILLPKGKQTLYIQSIGMTDTKRQLLVQGDGKINIDMQGQVMTLKRVIVSTEKASNIKSLQMGAQKLDIKTIKQVPVVFGEADVLRVALTMPGVKSVGEASTGLNVRGGSADQNLILFNDATIYNPAHFFGMFSAFNPEVVKDVELFKSSIPAKYGGRLSSVLNITSREGNKKNISGSAGIGLLTSRINIEGPLVKDKSSFIFGARTTYADWLLKLLPDQYKDSKAGFYDLNLNITHEIDKKNFLYLTAYLSKDRFNLNSDTVYNYGNKNVSLKWKHIFNNKVYSLVTTGYDNYNYQISSEHNPVNAYSLGFDVNQAYFKTHINYFINSKHTVEFGLNSIFYKLHPGTYGPAGKESLVVPINMQSEQALESALYVSDKYNINKNLSVEAGLRYSMYNFLGPYTVNNYPDGVAKTEENIIGTTIYDKGKFIKTYHGPKVRLSARYLLSQTLSVKAGYNSQRQYIHMLSNTAAMAPTDIWKLSDPNVKPQYGDQLSVGVYKNLKNNTVEISAEVYYKRIKDYLDYKSGAVLVLNSHIETDVLATHGKAYGAELLIKKLTGKMNGWVSYTYSRVLLQADNFETGEFINGGKYYPANYDKPHDVTFIGNYRFTHRFSVSLNATYSTGRPITLPIGRFYYANGERTLYADRNANRIPDYFRTDISMNIDGNHKVHQKTHNSWTIGVYNITGRKNPYSVYYISENGLVNGYKLSIFGSAIPFINFNIRF, from the coding sequence GTGAAATATTTTCTATTCATTATACTCATTACTTTGCTCATTGGCTCTTATCATGGCGCAGCAGCACAGGAAAAGAAATATCCTTTGGTAACGGAGGAATTCAGCAATGTAACCATTGAAAGTTTTCTGAATACACTTGAGAACAAAACAGGTTATCGTTTTTATTATGACACAGCCCAATTAGATTCATCAAAGATTACGCTTTCTGTAAAAGACATGCAACTACCAGCTTTGCTGGAGCTTGCTTTTAAAGATATAGGGCTGCTTTTTACGATTGATCATCAAAAGAATGTTTTTATAACAGAAGGTCTTTCTGTGCAAACAGAATTGCCCGCTTCGTTTTTTGAAACTGCCATAAATACTAAAAAAGATACATCTTTTGAAACTACTGTAGATATAGGTGAAACAGTTGAAAAAATACAGATAGCCAAACAGGAAAACAAAGTCTATGTAATAGGTCAGAAATCTGCTGATAATGTTTCTCAGAGAGTAACTATTACGGGTTATGTACGTGATGCTAAAACAAGTGAACCAGTTATTGGTGCTTCTGTGTACATTCAAAATCCAAGTATTGGTGTATATACAGACCAGTATGGGTATTTCACCATTTTGCTGCCAAAAGGTAAGCAAACTTTATATATACAAAGTATTGGCATGACTGACACGAAACGTCAATTGCTTGTTCAGGGAGATGGTAAAATAAATATTGATATGCAGGGCCAGGTAATGACGCTGAAGAGAGTAATTGTTTCAACTGAAAAAGCAAGTAATATAAAAAGTCTGCAAATGGGTGCTCAAAAACTTGATATCAAAACAATTAAACAGGTGCCCGTTGTTTTTGGAGAAGCTGATGTTTTAAGAGTTGCTTTAACCATGCCCGGTGTAAAATCTGTTGGTGAAGCAAGCACCGGTTTAAATGTACGCGGCGGTTCAGCAGATCAGAACCTGATTTTATTTAATGACGCAACCATTTATAATCCTGCCCATTTCTTTGGAATGTTTTCTGCATTCAACCCGGAAGTAGTAAAGGATGTGGAATTATTTAAAAGCAGTATTCCGGCTAAATATGGTGGTCGTCTATCTTCTGTTCTAAACATCACGAGCAGGGAAGGCAACAAAAAAAACATCAGTGGTTCTGCAGGTATTGGTTTACTTACCAGTCGGATTAATATTGAAGGGCCACTTGTAAAAGATAAATCATCTTTTATTTTTGGTGCAAGAACTACTTATGCAGACTGGCTCTTGAAATTATTGCCAGATCAATATAAAGACAGCAAGGCAGGGTTCTATGATCTTAACCTCAACATTACGCACGAAATAGACAAAAAGAATTTTCTTTACCTCACTGCCTATTTAAGCAAAGACAGGTTTAACCTCAATAGCGATACGGTATATAACTATGGAAATAAAAACGTATCCTTAAAATGGAAACATATTTTTAATAACAAGGTCTATTCTTTGGTAACCACCGGTTATGACAACTATAATTATCAGATCTCCAGTGAACATAACCCTGTAAATGCGTACTCACTTGGCTTTGATGTTAACCAGGCATATTTCAAAACACACATAAATTATTTTATCAACTCAAAACATACTGTTGAATTTGGCCTCAACAGTATCTTTTACAAACTCCATCCCGGCACGTATGGGCCGGCAGGTAAAGAATCATTGGTCGTTCCCATTAACATGCAGTCTGAACAAGCATTGGAATCTGCTTTATATGTAAGTGATAAATACAACATCAATAAAAACTTATCAGTTGAAGCGGGGCTGCGTTATTCAATGTACAATTTCCTTGGCCCATATACGGTCAATAATTACCCCGATGGCGTTGCCAAAACAGAAGAAAATATTATAGGCACCACTATTTATGATAAAGGAAAATTTATCAAAACTTATCATGGACCGAAAGTAAGGTTATCTGCAAGGTATCTTCTGTCGCAAACCTTGTCTGTAAAAGCAGGGTATAATAGTCAGCGGCAATATATACATATGCTTTCCAATACAGCTGCTATGGCGCCAACAGATATCTGGAAACTCAGCGATCCAAATGTTAAACCGCAATATGGAGATCAGCTCTCTGTTGGTGTTTACAAAAATCTAAAAAACAATACTGTAGAAATTTCTGCAGAAGTTTATTATAAGCGCATCAAAGATTATCTCGATTATAAAAGTGGCGCTGTGCTTGTATTAAATAGTCATATAGAAACAGACGTGCTTGCAACACATGGTAAAGCTTACGGCGCTGAGTTGCTTATCAAAAAACTTACCGGCAAAATGAATGGATGGGTAAGTTATACCTACAGCCGTGTTTTATTGCAGGCAGATAATTTTGAAACGGGCGAATTTATAAACGGTGGCAAATATTATCCCGCTAATTATGATAAACCTCATGATGTTACATTCATTGGCAATTACAGGTTCACACATCGCTTTAGTGTTTCGTTGAATGCCACGTATAGCACCGGCAGACCAATTACGTTACCTATCGGAAGATTCTATTACGCAAACGGGGAAAGAACTTTGTATGCAGACAGGAATGCTAACAGGATACCCGATTATTTCCGCACAGATATTTCTATGAACATAGATGGCAATCATAAGGTGCATCAAAAAACACACAATTCATGGACGATTGGCGTGTATAATATTACCGGCAGAAAAAATCCTTATTCAGTATATTATATTTCGGAGAATGGACTGGTAAATGGTTACAAGCTTTCCATATTTGGCAGCGCCATTCCATTTATAAATTTCAATATCAGGTTTTAA
- a CDS encoding exo-alpha-sialidase, whose translation MYSIHKAFIIIFCTNVCISHNVFAQSAVSNNYVSGKGLPKLKIERSMIYVPDTAWLYNHHASITHFKDKLIAIWSDGLKDEDKPGQRVVFSTSKDFQHWSEIKILATPSVYNNDTLNVLTAAGFHQFNDTLVTYFGEYSPYRTNTHLWAKFTTDGEQWSNAIDMHLPVNPNHGPQQTASGRLIISGNFTFPYTDDYRGLSGWRMNSFYPASLYKEDNPETFYKPAELSGFPPLCEGSFFQTDDKVIHMLMRVTGEGWKGKLWLTESNDDGTTWSKPAETTFTDNDSKFHFGRLPDGRFYYVGIPDTLHHYARNPLVLSLSEDGKQFNQHYIIANEEYTLKKEGLWKGGQYGYPHTIIYDGYMYVIISRQKEAIEIIRFTLDQL comes from the coding sequence ATGTACAGCATACACAAAGCTTTTATTATCATTTTTTGCACTAATGTATGCATCAGTCATAACGTCTTCGCTCAATCAGCAGTCAGCAATAATTATGTTTCCGGAAAAGGGCTACCTAAGTTAAAGATAGAACGCAGTATGATCTATGTTCCGGATACTGCGTGGCTTTACAATCATCATGCATCAATCACACATTTCAAAGATAAATTAATTGCTATATGGAGTGATGGCTTAAAAGACGAGGACAAGCCTGGTCAACGTGTTGTGTTTTCCACTTCAAAAGATTTTCAACACTGGTCTGAAATTAAGATACTGGCAACTCCATCCGTCTATAACAATGATACATTGAATGTGTTGACTGCAGCGGGTTTTCACCAATTCAATGATACACTGGTTACCTACTTCGGGGAATATTCTCCTTACAGAACCAATACACATTTATGGGCTAAGTTTACAACTGATGGTGAACAATGGAGTAATGCAATAGATATGCATTTGCCTGTAAATCCAAACCATGGCCCTCAACAAACAGCAAGCGGCAGACTGATCATCAGTGGTAATTTTACTTTTCCTTATACAGATGATTACAGAGGGTTAAGTGGCTGGAGGATGAATAGTTTTTATCCGGCTTCATTATACAAAGAAGATAATCCCGAAACATTTTATAAACCTGCAGAGCTAAGTGGATTTCCTCCTTTGTGCGAAGGCTCTTTCTTTCAAACTGACGATAAAGTCATTCACATGCTGATGCGTGTAACAGGCGAAGGATGGAAAGGGAAACTCTGGCTCACAGAAAGTAATGATGATGGAACAACATGGTCAAAACCCGCTGAAACTACATTCACTGATAACGATAGCAAATTTCATTTCGGCAGATTGCCTGATGGCAGATTTTATTATGTGGGTATTCCTGATACATTGCATCACTACGCACGAAACCCTTTGGTGTTGTCGCTTTCAGAAGATGGAAAGCAATTTAACCAGCATTACATTATTGCCAATGAAGAATATACTTTAAAGAAAGAAGGGTTATGGAAAGGTGGTCAATATGGTTACCCGCATACAATTATTTATGATGGGTATATGTATGTGATTATTTCAAGACAAAAAGAGGCAATAGAAATTATTAGGTTTACATTAGATCAATTATGA
- a CDS encoding DUF4249 domain-containing protein — protein MKKIFVFISLFIFAVSCKEVYNPPLSSPATGYLVVDGFINSNGGTSTITLTRTTKLSDSVFILYEHNAQVQIEGEGNEVYPMPEGVNGTYTSAAITLNAAEKYRVRIRTTDGKEYLSEYASVKGTPVIDSISWLRGEDGVTTYINTHDDANNTKYYRWTYAETWQIRSAYYSTIRYLFDDITGLPTGVEYRYPDNSNREDTTILNCWQSYTAKNIILGTTEKLSSDKIYLPLTHIEPQSIKLSVLYSVELKQYALSKGAYSFYEQLKKNTESLGSIFDAQPSELKGNIQCTTDPAEIVVGYIDVSQEQTKRLFINSNQLDSWGYSQGCSKLVVVDNNIDSIRAHATGLFPTIPNKLGPFGVIINFYVAEPECVDCTLRGSNKRPSFWP, from the coding sequence ATGAAAAAAATATTTGTTTTTATATCACTTTTTATTTTCGCTGTTTCCTGCAAAGAAGTATATAACCCACCATTGAGTTCACCAGCTACAGGTTATCTTGTGGTAGATGGTTTTATCAATAGTAATGGTGGCACTTCTACTATTACTCTAACAAGGACAACAAAACTTTCAGATTCAGTTTTTATTCTTTACGAACATAACGCACAAGTGCAAATAGAAGGTGAGGGCAATGAAGTTTATCCAATGCCGGAAGGAGTCAATGGCACTTACACTTCTGCAGCCATCACACTTAATGCTGCAGAAAAATATAGGGTAAGAATACGTACTACAGATGGAAAAGAGTACCTGTCTGAATATGCATCAGTAAAAGGAACACCTGTTATTGACAGTATAAGCTGGCTACGTGGAGAGGATGGCGTTACAACCTATATCAATACTCATGATGACGCGAACAATACAAAATATTACCGGTGGACTTACGCAGAAACCTGGCAAATACGTTCCGCTTATTATTCTACAATACGCTATTTATTTGATGATATAACTGGTTTGCCAACAGGTGTTGAATACAGGTATCCTGACAATAGTAACAGAGAAGATACCACCATATTAAACTGCTGGCAATCTTATACAGCAAAAAATATTATCCTGGGTACAACCGAAAAACTTAGTTCAGATAAAATTTATCTACCGCTTACACATATCGAACCGCAGTCAATTAAATTAAGTGTTTTATACAGCGTTGAATTAAAGCAGTATGCATTAAGCAAAGGGGCTTATAGTTTTTATGAGCAGCTCAAAAAAAATACAGAGTCGCTGGGCTCTATATTTGATGCTCAACCTTCAGAGCTCAAAGGGAACATTCAGTGTACAACTGACCCTGCAGAAATTGTAGTTGGTTATATTGATGTAAGCCAGGAACAAACAAAAAGGTTATTTATTAATAGTAACCAGCTTGATAGTTGGGGATATTCGCAAGGCTGCTCTAAGTTGGTTGTTGTTGATAATAATATTGATAGTATCAGAGCACATGCTACAGGTCTTTTCCCAACAATTCCAAATAAATTAGGGCCATTTGGGGTTATAATTAATTTTTATGTAGCGGAACCCGAATGTGTTGATTGTACTTTGCGCGGCTCTAATAAGCGGCCTTCTTTCTGGCCATAA
- a CDS encoding DUF4249 domain-containing protein, protein MKTTIATYKKLKMVGFKKPLIFFVAIVITVSCKEVYQPNIVSPTTGYLVVEGFINSGGGPTTITLTGTTELVDSVSIAYEHNAQVNIESDNNESFSLEEGFNGIYTSDSLNLNPLSKYRIKINTQNGKEYVSDFVSVKHTPVIDSISWQREYGGVNIYVNTHGDQNNTKYYRWSYSETWEFHAAYISYLDYLRDPFTHNVTSLIGRSIESTNSLYYCWKTQNSSHIILGTSEKLNTDRIYLPIRYIEPNAEELSVRYYIKLNQYTLSHDAYNFYQKLKKNTEQLGSIFDAQPSELSGNIHCVSNPEEQAIGFIEVSELQQKDIFISNQQVTPWGTPPDCNRIIIYNDPDSIRPYQDSYIPLHGVLFRGLAIVKFDAAPPSCVDCTLRGTNIKPSFWP, encoded by the coding sequence ATGAAAACAACAATAGCAACATATAAAAAACTAAAGATGGTTGGTTTTAAAAAACCGCTCATCTTTTTTGTTGCAATTGTAATAACCGTAAGTTGTAAAGAAGTTTATCAGCCAAATATTGTATCTCCAACTACTGGTTATCTTGTCGTGGAAGGCTTTATTAATAGTGGCGGGGGGCCAACAACCATAACGCTTACAGGCACAACAGAGCTTGTTGATAGTGTAAGTATAGCATACGAACACAACGCACAGGTAAATATTGAAAGTGATAATAACGAAAGTTTTTCTTTAGAAGAAGGCTTTAACGGCATCTATACTTCTGATTCTTTAAATCTTAACCCACTTTCAAAATACCGGATAAAAATAAATACACAAAATGGTAAAGAATATGTTTCTGATTTTGTTTCGGTAAAGCATACACCAGTCATTGACAGCATAAGCTGGCAAAGAGAATATGGAGGCGTAAATATTTATGTAAACACCCACGGTGACCAGAATAACACAAAATACTACAGATGGTCATATTCTGAAACCTGGGAATTTCATGCGGCTTATATCAGCTATCTGGATTATCTACGTGATCCTTTTACGCACAATGTGACATCGCTTATTGGCAGGTCTATTGAAAGTACAAACAGTTTATATTATTGCTGGAAAACCCAAAATTCATCACATATAATTCTTGGTACGTCGGAGAAATTAAATACAGACAGGATTTATTTACCAATTAGATATATTGAACCAAATGCAGAAGAATTAAGTGTGCGATATTATATCAAGTTAAATCAATATACACTGAGCCATGATGCGTATAATTTCTATCAAAAGCTAAAAAAGAATACAGAACAATTAGGTTCGATATTCGATGCACAACCCTCAGAACTTAGTGGAAATATTCATTGCGTAAGTAATCCGGAGGAACAGGCAATAGGTTTTATTGAAGTATCGGAACTGCAGCAGAAAGATATTTTCATAAGCAACCAGCAGGTTACACCATGGGGAACTCCGCCCGATTGTAACCGGATCATAATATATAATGACCCTGATAGTATAAGGCCATACCAGGACAGTTATATACCGTTGCATGGTGTTTTGTTCAGAGGGCTTGCAATCGTAAAATTTGATGCAGCGCCACCGTCATGTGTAGATTGTACTTTGCGTGGAACAAATATAAAACCATCATTCTGGCCGTGA